Proteins from one Oncorhynchus tshawytscha isolate Ot180627B linkage group LG16, Otsh_v2.0, whole genome shotgun sequence genomic window:
- the LOC112235187 gene encoding tumor necrosis factor receptor superfamily member 14 isoform X1: MAQFESLIWTITIILVLESIGSCIACGRAEYRIRDECCPMCSPGNRVHRHCTEFTSTSCVPCVDSTFLDEPNGLIKCKVCTNCDPGLGLKVKQPCRPSSDTVCGTLEGFYCLDPTKDGCRAAQRHSSCEPGQYISHTGTTSTDTVCAVCPGKTYSDGSLTSCQPHTECEFLEIEPGTPWSDSECGVSSLPTAGIIAGVLIGVLFFSDHSWCLFIYEKKKNGENKTQLRPSNTYTGIPRSGNTNAVWGKRFKPPSQPVTLHSVICVPLAGWSSHL, from the exons ATGGCACAGTTTGAAAGCCTGATATGGACT ATAACTATTATATTGGTGCTTGAAAGCATCGGATCCTGTATTGCATGTGGTAGAGCTGAGTACAGAATAAGGGATGAATGTTGTCCCATGTGTTCACCAG GAAATCGTGTACATAGGCATTGTACTGAATTCACCAGTACCAGCTGTGTGCCCTGTGTTGATTCTACTTTCCTTGATGAGCCCAATGGTCTCATAAAATGCAAAGTGTGTACCAACTGTGATCCAG GTTTGGGTTTGAAGGTAAAGCAGCCATGTAGACCTTCATCAGACACTGTCTGTGGGACACTGGAGGGGTTCTACTGTCTAGACCCAACTAAGGATGGTTGTAGAGCAGCCCAGAGACACAGCAGCTGTGAACCTGGTCAATACATCAGTCACACAG GAACAACATCTACAGATACTGTGTGTGCTGTCTGCCCTGGTAAAACTTATTCAGATGGATCATTAACATCTTGTCAACCACATACAGA ATGTGAATTCTTGGAAATTGAACCAGGAACTCCTTGGTCGGATTCAGAATGTGGAGTATCCTCACTTCCCACAGCTGGAATCATAGCTGGTGTTCTGATAGGTGTTCTATTTTTTTCTGACCATAGCTGGTGTTTGTTTATTTATGAGAAGAAGAAAAATGGTGAGAACAAGACACAACTTAG GCCCTCAAATACCTACACAG GCATCCCCAGATCTGGAAATACCAATGCTGTCTGGGGGAAACG ATTCAAGCCCCCATCACAGCCAGTGACTCTGCATTCTGTAATCTGTGTTCCACTGGCTGGCTGGTCCAGCCATCTATAG
- the LOC112235187 gene encoding tumor necrosis factor receptor superfamily member 14 isoform X3 — protein MCSPGNRVHRHCTEFTSTSCVPCVDSTFLDEPNGLIKCKVCTNCDPGLGLKVKQPCRPSSDTVCGTLEGFYCLDPTKDGCRAAQRHSSCEPGQYISHTGTTSTDTVCAVCPGKTYSDGSLTSCQPHTECEFLEIEPGTPWSDSECGVSSLPTAGIIAGVLIGVLFFSDHSWCLFIYEKKKNGENKTQLRPSNTYTGIPRSGNTNAVWGKRFKPPSQPVTLHSVICVPLAGWSSHL, from the exons ATGTGTTCACCAG GAAATCGTGTACATAGGCATTGTACTGAATTCACCAGTACCAGCTGTGTGCCCTGTGTTGATTCTACTTTCCTTGATGAGCCCAATGGTCTCATAAAATGCAAAGTGTGTACCAACTGTGATCCAG GTTTGGGTTTGAAGGTAAAGCAGCCATGTAGACCTTCATCAGACACTGTCTGTGGGACACTGGAGGGGTTCTACTGTCTAGACCCAACTAAGGATGGTTGTAGAGCAGCCCAGAGACACAGCAGCTGTGAACCTGGTCAATACATCAGTCACACAG GAACAACATCTACAGATACTGTGTGTGCTGTCTGCCCTGGTAAAACTTATTCAGATGGATCATTAACATCTTGTCAACCACATACAGA ATGTGAATTCTTGGAAATTGAACCAGGAACTCCTTGGTCGGATTCAGAATGTGGAGTATCCTCACTTCCCACAGCTGGAATCATAGCTGGTGTTCTGATAGGTGTTCTATTTTTTTCTGACCATAGCTGGTGTTTGTTTATTTATGAGAAGAAGAAAAATGGTGAGAACAAGACACAACTTAG GCCCTCAAATACCTACACAG GCATCCCCAGATCTGGAAATACCAATGCTGTCTGGGGGAAACG ATTCAAGCCCCCATCACAGCCAGTGACTCTGCATTCTGTAATCTGTGTTCCACTGGCTGGCTGGTCCAGCCATCTATAG
- the LOC121839696 gene encoding tumor necrosis factor receptor superfamily member 5-like, producing MQTFLCANCDPGLGLMVRQPCTPSSDTVCETLEGFYCLDPTKDGCRAAQRHSSCEPGQYISHTGTTSTDTVCAVCPGKTYSDGSLTSCQPHTECEFLEIEPGTPWSDSECGVSSLPTAGIIAGVLIGVLFFLTIAGVCLFMRRRKMVRTRHNLGPQIPTQASPDLEIPMLSGGNDSSPHHSQ from the exons ATGCAAACCTTCCTGTGTGCCAACTGTGATCCAG GTTTGGGTTTGATGGTAAGGCAGCCATGTACACCTTCATCAGACACTGTCTGTGAGACATTGGAGGGGTTCTACTGTCTAGACCCAACTAAGGATGGTTGTAGAGCAGCCCAGAGACACAGCAGCTGTGAACCTGGTCAATACATCAGTCACACAG GAACAACATCTACAGATACTGTGTGTGCTGTCTGCCCTGGTAAAACTTATTCAGATGGATCATTAACATCTTGTCAACCACATACAGA ATGTGAATTCTTGGAAATTGAACCAGGAACTCCTTGGTCGGATTCAGAATGTGGAGTATCCTCACTTCCCACAGCTGGAATCATAGCTGGTGTTCTGATAGGTGTTCTATTTTTTCTGACCATAGCTGGTGTTTGTTTATTTATGAGAAGAAGAAAAATGGTGAGAACAAGACACAACTTAG GCCCTCAAATACCTACACAG GCATCCCCAGATCTGGAAATACCAATGCTGTCTGGGGGAAACG ATTCAAGCCCCCATCACAGCCAGTGA